One segment of Streptomyces bathyalis DNA contains the following:
- a CDS encoding four-carbon acid sugar kinase family protein, giving the protein MNQSSSEAGAGLEGIVAQILVVADDLTGSNATGALFARQGLHTVTVSDLEQVPRYADAVDVLVVNTGSRRFTQAESYDAVHAAVTAAAGDGLVVKRVDTTLRGNPGRELDAVVDAVTVGDASTPVRVLAVPAFPDAGRTTVGGIHLVDGVPLTRTPVAQDLFNSVRHSRITSVIGEQSALTTAEVPLDVVEDGPDRVLEALRQPARVLVCDATDNEHLRTVAAAAARLTAEDGTRWISLDSGPFGAALAAELGIRPAGAAPRVLAIVGSVTEATNEQIARTEKALGAHYVLMDPDDPAPDPQRIVGELQAAADSGAGVLGVRVAPTAVRDPAAAERILRCLAEVAVHAVDALNPGGLYTSGGDVAAAVTGALGAEGFAIEAEVLPLAVAGHLAGGPHSGLPFATKGGLIGGPDAAVACLERLRAMHTRGAPRAPGTPGRPGPSGDPDADPDGSGTPHNSTSGSNHRRAEEVSS; this is encoded by the coding sequence GTGAATCAGTCAAGTAGCGAGGCCGGGGCCGGCCTGGAGGGCATCGTGGCGCAGATACTCGTGGTCGCCGACGACCTCACCGGCAGCAACGCCACCGGCGCCCTCTTCGCGCGTCAGGGTCTGCACACGGTCACCGTCAGCGACCTCGAACAGGTGCCGCGGTACGCCGACGCCGTCGACGTCCTCGTGGTCAACACCGGGTCCCGCCGCTTCACGCAGGCGGAGAGCTACGACGCCGTGCACGCCGCGGTCACCGCGGCGGCCGGCGACGGCCTCGTCGTCAAGCGCGTCGACACCACGCTGCGCGGCAACCCCGGCCGCGAACTGGACGCCGTCGTCGACGCGGTCACCGTGGGCGACGCGTCAACGCCCGTACGCGTGCTGGCGGTTCCCGCCTTTCCCGACGCCGGGCGAACGACGGTGGGCGGCATCCACCTCGTGGACGGCGTTCCGCTGACCCGGACGCCCGTCGCCCAGGACCTGTTCAACTCGGTGCGGCACTCCCGCATCACCTCCGTCATCGGGGAGCAGAGCGCGCTGACCACCGCCGAAGTCCCGCTCGACGTCGTCGAGGACGGCCCCGACCGGGTGCTTGAGGCCTTGCGGCAGCCGGCCCGCGTGCTGGTCTGCGACGCCACCGACAACGAGCATCTGCGTACCGTCGCGGCCGCGGCCGCCCGGCTCACCGCCGAGGACGGAACGCGCTGGATCTCCCTGGACTCCGGCCCGTTCGGAGCGGCCCTCGCGGCGGAGCTGGGCATCCGCCCGGCGGGCGCCGCGCCCCGCGTCCTCGCGATCGTCGGCAGCGTCACGGAGGCCACGAACGAGCAGATCGCCAGGACCGAGAAGGCGCTCGGCGCGCACTACGTCCTGATGGACCCGGACGACCCGGCGCCCGATCCGCAGCGGATCGTGGGCGAGTTGCAGGCCGCGGCCGATTCCGGGGCGGGGGTGCTCGGTGTGCGGGTCGCGCCGACTGCCGTTCGCGATCCCGCCGCGGCGGAGCGCATCCTGCGCTGCCTCGCCGAGGTCGCCGTGCATGCCGTCGACGCTCTGAACCCGGGCGGTCTCTACACCTCCGGCGGTGACGTCGCCGCCGCCGTCACCGGCGCGCTCGGTGCCGAGGGCTTCGCCATCGAGGCGGAGGTGCTGCCGCTCGCCGTGGCGGGCCATCTGGCCGGCGGGCCGCACAGTGGTCTGCCCTTCGCCACGAAAGGCGGACTCATCGGCGGCCCCGACGCCGCCGTGGCCTGCCTGGAGCGGTTGCGTGCCATGCACACGCGCGGCGCTCCCCGGGCTCCCGGAACTCCCGGGCGACCCGGACCTTCCGGTGACCCGGACGCCGACCCGGACGGTTCCGGCACGCCCCACAACTCCACATCGGGTTCCAACCACCGCAGAGCAGAAGAGGTTTCCTCATGA
- the truB gene encoding tRNA pseudouridine(55) synthase TruB codes for MARKKDQDPGGLVVVDKPAGFTSHDVVAKLRGMARTRRVGHAGTLDPMATGVLVIGTGKTTRLLGHLALTEKEYVATVRLGQSTVTDDAEGEVTAARGASGITGEALEAAVGKLTGRIRQVPSKVSAVKVDGKRSYQRVREGEEVELAARDITVSAFDVHEVRRGERAEDGTEVTDLVVSVVCSSGTYVRALARDLGESLGTGGHLTALRRTRVGPYRLEEARSLEALQNETDSGAGPALLPLADAAAAAFPRWDVDAEQARMLGNGVQLRMPAPESAQGRAEGPVPVAVFGPEGELVALVEDRQGRAKSLAVFVQQ; via the coding sequence GTGGCACGTAAGAAGGACCAGGATCCCGGCGGGCTCGTCGTCGTCGACAAGCCCGCCGGATTCACGTCGCACGACGTCGTCGCGAAGCTGCGCGGCATGGCCCGCACGCGGCGCGTCGGGCATGCGGGCACGCTGGACCCGATGGCCACCGGCGTGCTCGTCATCGGCACCGGGAAGACCACACGGCTGCTCGGTCATCTCGCCCTGACGGAGAAGGAGTACGTCGCGACGGTCCGGCTCGGGCAGAGCACGGTCACCGACGACGCCGAGGGCGAGGTGACCGCCGCGCGCGGCGCCTCCGGCATCACGGGCGAGGCGCTCGAGGCGGCCGTCGGCAAGCTCACCGGGCGCATCCGCCAGGTGCCGTCGAAGGTGAGCGCGGTGAAGGTCGACGGCAAGCGCTCCTATCAGCGCGTGCGCGAGGGTGAGGAGGTGGAACTCGCCGCCCGCGACATCACCGTCTCCGCGTTCGACGTGCACGAGGTGCGCCGCGGTGAACGGGCCGAGGACGGCACCGAAGTCACCGATCTGGTGGTCTCGGTCGTGTGCTCGTCCGGCACCTATGTGCGGGCGCTGGCGCGCGATCTGGGCGAATCCCTCGGTACGGGCGGGCACTTGACGGCGCTGCGCCGCACGCGCGTGGGGCCCTACCGGCTGGAGGAGGCCCGCTCCCTGGAGGCGCTGCAGAACGAGACGGACAGCGGCGCAGGGCCGGCGTTGCTGCCCCTCGCGGACGCCGCCGCCGCGGCCTTCCCGCGCTGGGACGTCGACGCGGAACAGGCAAGGATGCTCGGCAACGGCGTGCAACTGCGCATGCCGGCACCGGAGTCGGCGCAGGGGAGGGCCGAAGGCCCTGTGCCCGTCGCGGTCTTCGGTCCCGAGGGCGAACTGGTGGCGCTCGTCGAGGACCGCCAGGGCCGCGCGAAGAGCCTCGCGGTGTTCGTCCAGCAGTAG
- the rbfA gene encoding 30S ribosome-binding factor RbfA: MADNARAKRLADLIREVVAEKLHRGIKDPRLGTHVTVTDTRVTGDLREATVFYTVYGDDEDRKAAAAGLESAKGVLRTAVGAAAGVKHTPSLSFVADALPENARTIDDLLARAKASDEEVRKASSGADYAGGADPYRKPGEDEQAEDE, encoded by the coding sequence GTGGCCGACAATGCACGGGCGAAGAGGCTTGCCGACCTCATCCGTGAGGTGGTCGCGGAGAAGCTGCACCGGGGGATCAAGGACCCGCGGCTCGGCACACATGTGACCGTCACGGACACCCGGGTCACCGGGGACCTGCGGGAGGCGACGGTGTTCTACACCGTCTACGGCGACGACGAGGACCGCAAGGCGGCTGCCGCCGGGCTGGAGAGCGCAAAGGGCGTGCTGCGCACGGCTGTCGGTGCGGCAGCGGGCGTGAAGCACACTCCCAGCCTGAGTTTCGTCGCGGACGCCCTCCCGGAGAACGCCCGCACGATCGACGACCTCCTCGCGCGGGCGAAGGCGTCGGACGAGGAGGTCCGCAAGGCCTCCTCCGGTGCGGACTACGCGGGTGGGGCGGACCCCTACCGCAAGCCGGGCGAGGACGAGCAGGCCGAGGACGAATGA
- a CDS encoding DUF503 domain-containing protein, translating into MYVGTLSIDLLLGDVRSLKQKRSVVRPIVAELQRKYAVSVAEVAEQDLYRRTRIGLATVSGDAAHVSDVLDRCERLVAARPEVELLSVRRRFHGEEDD; encoded by the coding sequence GTGTATGTCGGGACTCTTTCCATCGACCTGCTGCTGGGCGACGTCCGTTCGCTGAAGCAGAAGCGCTCCGTCGTCCGCCCGATCGTCGCCGAACTGCAGCGCAAGTACGCGGTGAGCGTGGCGGAGGTCGCGGAGCAGGATCTCTACCGCCGCACCAGGATCGGTCTGGCGACGGTCTCGGGGGACGCGGCACACGTGTCGGATGTGCTGGACCGGTGCGAGCGGCTCGTCGCCGCACGCCCGGAAGTGGAACTGCTGTCGGTGAGGCGGCGCTTCCACGGAGAAGAAGACGATTAG
- the infB gene encoding translation initiation factor IF-2, with the protein MAKVRVYELAKELGVESKVVMAKLNELGEFVRSASSTIEAPVVRKLTDAFDAAGGAGASGAKKSAAKPAAPKKAAAKPAAPKPGGAAAPKPGAGAAKTSQSKTPKPGAPKPAPEAPVSPAPAAEGETGGPVTPAAPASGQTEAPKPGGPKPGPAKPEFSAPAASADTAKPGATAPKPGQAPKPGQGGAPKPGQSQGGRGGQSARPGQGAPKPGGRPSGPRPGNNPFTSGGSTGMARPQAPRPGGAPKPGQPPKPGQGAGGPRPQAPGGRGGATPGNMPRPQGGGQGGPRPGGGGGGNRPNPGMMPQRPAAAPRPGPGRSGPGGGRGGPGGGPGRPGGGGGGGFGGRPGGGGGGGRPGGGGGGFAGRPGGGGGGRPGFAGRPGGPGGRGGTQGAFGRPGGPARRGRKSKRQRRQEYEQMQAPSVGGVMLPRGKGETVRLSRGASLTDFAEKINANPASLVQVMFNLGEMVTATQSVSDETLSLLGEEMNYVVQIVSPEEEDRELLESFDIEFGEDEGGEKALMPRPPVVTVMGHVDHGKTRLLDAIRKTNVIAGEAGGITQHIGAYQAATEVNDEERRLTFIDTPGHEAFTAMRARGAKSTDIAILVVAANDGVMPQTIEALNHAKAAEVPIVVAVNKIDVEGADPTKVRGQLTEYGLVAEEYGGDTMFVDISAKQGENIDALLEAVVLTADAALDLRANPEQDAQGIAIEAHLDRGRGAVATVLVQRGTLRVGDTMVVGDAYGRVRAMLDDKGENIKEAGPATPVLVLGLTNVPGAGDNFLVVEEDRTARQIAEKRAARERNAAFAKRTRRVSLEDLDKVLKAGEVQQLNLIIKGDASGSVEALESSLLQLDVGDEVDLRILHRGVGAVTETDIDLATGSDAIVIGFNVRAEGRATQMAEREGVDVRYYSVIYQVIEEIEAALKGMLKPEYEEVELGTAEIREVFRSSKLGNIAGVLIRSGEVKRNTKARLVRDGKVVAENLNIEGLRRFKDDVTEIRDGFEGGINLGSYNDIKVDDVIATYEMREKPRG; encoded by the coding sequence GTGGCTAAGGTCCGGGTATATGAGCTCGCGAAGGAGCTCGGAGTCGAGAGCAAGGTCGTCATGGCCAAGCTCAACGAACTGGGCGAATTCGTTCGCTCGGCGTCCTCGACGATCGAGGCGCCGGTAGTACGCAAGTTGACCGACGCGTTCGACGCGGCCGGTGGTGCCGGAGCGTCCGGTGCCAAGAAGTCCGCGGCGAAGCCGGCGGCGCCGAAGAAGGCAGCCGCCAAGCCCGCCGCCCCCAAGCCCGGCGGTGCGGCCGCACCCAAGCCCGGCGCGGGAGCAGCGAAGACGAGCCAGTCCAAGACTCCCAAGCCGGGAGCACCCAAGCCGGCACCGGAAGCCCCTGTCTCGCCCGCGCCCGCGGCCGAGGGGGAGACCGGCGGCCCGGTCACTCCGGCCGCTCCCGCGTCCGGCCAGACGGAGGCCCCCAAGCCGGGCGGCCCCAAGCCCGGTCCGGCGAAGCCGGAGTTCTCGGCCCCGGCCGCCTCGGCGGACACCGCCAAGCCCGGTGCGACGGCTCCGAAGCCCGGGCAGGCACCCAAGCCCGGCCAGGGCGGCGCGCCGAAGCCCGGCCAGAGCCAGGGCGGCCGCGGTGGCCAGAGCGCACGTCCGGGTCAGGGCGCACCCAAGCCGGGTGGCCGTCCGTCCGGCCCGCGTCCGGGCAACAACCCCTTCACATCCGGCGGTTCGACCGGTATGGCGCGCCCGCAGGCGCCCCGTCCTGGTGGTGCCCCCAAGCCGGGGCAGCCGCCGAAGCCCGGTCAGGGCGCGGGCGGTCCGCGTCCGCAGGCGCCGGGCGGCCGTGGTGGTGCCACTCCGGGCAACATGCCCCGCCCGCAGGGCGGCGGCCAGGGCGGTCCGCGTCCCGGCGGCGGTGGCGGTGGTAACCGGCCCAACCCGGGCATGATGCCGCAGCGTCCCGCTGCCGCTCCGCGTCCGGGCCCCGGCCGCAGTGGTCCCGGTGGCGGCCGCGGTGGACCTGGTGGCGGTCCCGGCCGTCCCGGCGGCGGCGGTGGCGGCGGCTTCGGCGGTCGTCCCGGCGGCGGTGGCGGCGGTGGCCGTCCCGGCGGCGGTGGCGGCGGTTTCGCCGGTCGTCCCGGTGGTGGCGGCGGTGGCCGTCCCGGTTTCGCCGGACGTCCCGGCGGTCCCGGTGGCCGCGGTGGTACGCAGGGCGCGTTCGGCCGTCCCGGCGGTCCGGCCCGGCGTGGCCGCAAGTCGAAGCGGCAGCGCCGCCAGGAGTACGAGCAGATGCAGGCGCCGTCGGTCGGCGGCGTGATGCTTCCGCGCGGCAAGGGCGAGACCGTACGGCTCTCGCGCGGCGCCTCGCTCACCGACTTCGCGGAGAAGATCAACGCCAACCCGGCGTCGCTTGTCCAGGTGATGTTCAACCTGGGCGAGATGGTCACCGCGACGCAGTCCGTCTCCGACGAGACGCTGAGCCTGCTCGGCGAGGAGATGAACTACGTCGTCCAGATCGTCAGCCCGGAGGAGGAGGACCGCGAGCTTCTCGAGTCCTTCGACATCGAGTTCGGCGAGGACGAGGGCGGCGAGAAGGCCCTCATGCCGCGTCCGCCGGTCGTGACCGTCATGGGTCACGTCGACCACGGTAAGACGCGCCTTCTGGACGCGATCCGCAAGACCAACGTCATTGCGGGCGAGGCCGGCGGCATCACCCAGCACATCGGTGCCTACCAGGCCGCGACCGAGGTCAACGACGAGGAGCGCAGGCTCACCTTCATCGACACCCCCGGTCACGAGGCGTTCACCGCCATGCGTGCCCGTGGTGCCAAGTCGACGGACATCGCGATCCTGGTGGTCGCGGCGAACGACGGCGTCATGCCCCAGACGATCGAGGCGCTGAACCACGCCAAGGCGGCCGAAGTGCCGATCGTGGTCGCGGTCAACAAGATCGACGTCGAGGGCGCCGACCCGACGAAGGTGCGCGGTCAGCTGACCGAGTACGGCCTGGTGGCCGAGGAGTACGGCGGCGACACGATGTTCGTCGACATCTCCGCCAAGCAGGGCGAGAACATCGACGCGCTGCTCGAAGCGGTCGTGCTGACCGCGGACGCGGCGCTCGACCTGCGGGCCAACCCGGAGCAGGACGCACAGGGCATCGCGATCGAGGCACACCTCGACCGCGGCCGTGGCGCCGTGGCGACCGTGCTGGTCCAGCGGGGCACGCTCCGCGTCGGCGACACCATGGTCGTGGGCGACGCCTACGGCAGGGTTCGCGCGATGCTCGACGACAAGGGCGAGAACATCAAGGAAGCGGGTCCCGCGACCCCCGTCCTCGTCCTGGGTCTGACGAATGTCCCCGGTGCCGGCGACAACTTCCTGGTTGTCGAGGAGGACCGGACGGCCCGTCAGATCGCCGAGAAGCGTGCCGCCCGTGAGCGCAACGCCGCGTTCGCCAAGCGCACCCGCAGGGTCTCCCTGGAGGACCTGGACAAGGTGCTCAAGGCGGGCGAGGTGCAGCAGCTCAACCTCATCATCAAGGGCGACGCCTCCGGTTCGGTCGAGGCCCTGGAGTCCTCGCTGCTTCAGCTGGACGTCGGCGACGAGGTCGATCTGCGCATCCTGCACCGCGGTGTCGGTGCGGTCACCGAGACCGACATCGACCTGGCCACGGGTTCGGACGCCATCGTCATCGGCTTCAACGTCCGCGCCGAGGGGCGTGCGACGCAGATGGCCGAGCGCGAGGGCGTGGACGTCCGCTACTACTCGGTGATCTACCAGGTCATCGAGGAGATCGAGGCGGCCCTCAAGGGCATGCTCAAGCCGGAGTACGAAGAGGTCGAGCTCGGCACGGCGGAGATCCGCGAGGTCTTCCGCTCCTCCAAGCTCGGCAACATCGCGGGTGTCCTCATCCGCTCCGGCGAGGTCAAGCGGAACACCAAGGCCCGCCTCGTGCGCGACGGCAAGGTCGTGGCGGAGAACCTCAACATCGAGGGCCTGCGCCGCTTCAAGGACGACGTCACCGAGATCCGCGACGGCTTCGAGGGCGGTATCAACCTCGGCAGCTACAACGACATCAAGGTCGACGACGTCATCGCCACGTACGAGATGCGGGAGAAGCCCCGCGGCTGA
- a CDS encoding YlxR family protein — MSGRTRVRACPQRTCVGCRKRSDKPDLLRVVLSGGRCVPDLRGTLPGRGAYLHPMSICLDQAVRRRAFNRAFRGPGPFDVTALRRQMEQIEQAET; from the coding sequence GTGTCTGGCCGGACGCGAGTCCGAGCATGCCCACAGCGCACTTGCGTGGGCTGTCGGAAGCGCTCGGACAAACCCGATCTGCTGCGTGTGGTGCTGAGCGGGGGCCGCTGCGTCCCTGATCTTCGCGGTACGCTGCCCGGCCGGGGCGCGTATCTGCATCCCATGTCGATCTGCCTCGACCAGGCTGTCCGTCGACGGGCGTTCAACAGGGCCTTCCGCGGCCCGGGGCCGTTCGACGTGACAGCGCTGCGGCGGCAGATGGAGCAGATCGAGCAGGCAGAAACGTAA
- the nusA gene encoding transcription termination factor NusA has protein sequence MDIDMSALRGLVREKEISLDLLVEAIESALLIAYHRTEGSHRDARVELDRKTGHVTVWAKESPSDLPEGAEPQEFDDTPTGFGRIAATTAKQVILQRLRDAEEEVTFGEYAGREGDVVAGVVQQGKDPKSVLVDIGKLEAILPPQEQVPGEDYAHGTRLRTYVVRVAKGVRGPSVTLSRTHPNLVRKLFELEVPEIADGSVEIAAIAREAGHRTKIAVRSTRSGLNAKGACIGPMGGRVRNVMAELHGEKIDIVDWSDDPADLVAHALSPARVNQVEIIDLAARSARVTVPDYQLSLAIGKEGQNARLAARLTGWRIDIRPDTADAGEAVSAEPETAPGHAAEQG, from the coding sequence GTGGACATCGACATGAGTGCCCTGCGCGGGCTGGTGAGGGAGAAGGAGATCTCCCTCGATCTGCTGGTCGAGGCGATCGAATCGGCCCTCCTCATCGCCTACCACCGCACGGAGGGCAGCCACCGCGACGCCCGCGTCGAGCTGGACCGCAAGACCGGTCATGTGACGGTCTGGGCCAAGGAGAGCCCGTCCGATCTGCCGGAGGGAGCCGAACCGCAGGAATTCGACGACACCCCGACCGGATTCGGGCGCATCGCCGCCACCACCGCCAAGCAGGTCATCCTGCAGCGGCTGCGGGACGCCGAGGAGGAGGTCACCTTCGGCGAGTACGCGGGCCGGGAGGGCGACGTCGTCGCGGGCGTGGTCCAGCAGGGCAAGGACCCGAAGAGCGTGCTGGTCGACATCGGCAAGCTGGAGGCGATCCTTCCGCCGCAGGAGCAGGTTCCGGGCGAGGACTACGCGCACGGCACCCGGCTGCGCACCTACGTCGTGCGGGTCGCCAAGGGCGTCCGCGGGCCTTCGGTGACGCTCTCGCGTACCCACCCGAACCTGGTCAGGAAGCTCTTCGAGCTGGAGGTGCCGGAGATCGCGGACGGCTCGGTCGAGATCGCCGCCATCGCACGCGAGGCGGGGCACCGTACGAAGATCGCCGTGCGTTCGACGCGCTCCGGGCTGAACGCCAAGGGCGCATGCATCGGGCCGATGGGCGGCCGTGTGCGCAACGTCATGGCGGAGCTGCACGGCGAGAAGATCGACATCGTGGACTGGTCCGACGACCCTGCCGACCTGGTCGCCCACGCGCTCTCCCCGGCACGTGTGAATCAGGTCGAGATCATCGATCTCGCGGCGCGTTCCGCCCGAGTGACGGTGCCCGACTACCAGCTGTCCCTCGCGATCGGCAAGGAAGGCCAGAACGCCCGCCTCGCCGCACGGCTGACGGGCTGGCGCATCGACATCCGTCCGGACACGGCGGACGCCGGCGAAGCCGTCTCGGCGGAGCCCGAAACGGCGCCGGGACACGCTGCCGAACAGGGCTGA
- the rimP gene encoding ribosome maturation factor RimP has product MSTTQSERLRALLEPLVSKKGLDLEEIEVTPAGRRRVLRVVVDSDDGVELDMCAELSRAFSEVLDESDPMGGNPYVLEVTSPGADRPLTEQRHYRRAVGRLVKANLTEAAGGGEVTARVTGVDDEGIDLEVPGVKGRKPTARRLAFDDIAKARVEIEFNRKAAEKRAQHGSAAADDEGKEEA; this is encoded by the coding sequence ATGAGCACCACCCAGAGCGAGAGGCTGCGCGCACTGCTCGAGCCGCTCGTGAGCAAGAAGGGGCTGGATCTCGAAGAGATCGAGGTGACCCCCGCGGGGAGACGGCGGGTGCTCCGCGTCGTGGTCGATTCCGACGACGGGGTCGAGCTGGACATGTGCGCCGAGCTGAGCCGCGCGTTCTCCGAAGTGCTGGACGAGTCGGACCCCATGGGCGGCAACCCGTATGTGCTGGAAGTGACCTCCCCCGGGGCGGACCGTCCGCTGACCGAGCAGCGCCACTACCGCCGTGCCGTCGGCCGGCTGGTCAAGGCGAATCTCACGGAGGCCGCGGGCGGCGGCGAAGTGACCGCACGTGTCACGGGCGTCGACGACGAGGGAATCGACCTGGAGGTCCCGGGCGTGAAGGGGCGCAAGCCCACCGCCCGCCGGCTCGCCTTCGACGACATCGCGAAGGCCCGCGTGGAGATCGAGTTCAACCGCAAGGCCGCCGAGAAGCGAGCGCAGCACGGGTCCGCGGCCGCTGACGACGAAGGCAAGGAGGAGGCGTAG
- a CDS encoding ferritin-like domain-containing protein, protein MKKLVDAVQAALAAEHATVYGYGVVGGRIESSRQGEARSAYDAHRARRDVLRREVRDLGGEPEPAAAAYALPFAVPDSAAAVRLAAELEDRLAGVYADLVRASEGARRREAAALLSEAAVRSVRWRGSSVAFPGLSERSGSDGPASSGSPSPGGTSGSL, encoded by the coding sequence ATGAAGAAGCTGGTCGACGCCGTGCAGGCGGCCCTGGCGGCCGAGCACGCCACCGTCTACGGCTACGGCGTCGTCGGCGGACGCATCGAGTCGTCCCGTCAGGGCGAGGCGCGCAGCGCCTACGACGCGCACCGGGCCCGCCGCGACGTGCTCCGCCGGGAGGTACGTGACCTGGGCGGCGAGCCGGAACCGGCGGCCGCGGCGTACGCACTGCCCTTCGCGGTGCCGGACAGCGCCGCCGCGGTACGGCTCGCGGCCGAGTTGGAGGACCGGCTCGCCGGTGTGTACGCGGACCTCGTGCGGGCCAGTGAGGGTGCCCGCAGACGGGAGGCGGCGGCGCTGCTGAGCGAGGCGGCGGTCCGGTCGGTGCGGTGGCGGGGCAGCAGCGTAGCCTTCCCTGGTCTCTCCGAGCGCTCCGGCTCCGACGGCCCGGCGTCTTCGGGGTCGCCGTCGCCCGGTGGGACGTCCGGTTCGCTCTGA
- a CDS encoding aminoglycoside phosphotransferase family protein: MPSALPLEPPQRLVRTLASQHGHAGEELGRSGEEWLGELPSTLERMLEKWELVPDRVVSPGGRSSLVMLVHQADGAPAALKLLAPYVYGARERTEREGAALARWDGRGAVRLLRSDAAEGALLLERLHGEMSLRSLPEAKATLEAASAARRLWIPAEGDGGAVRGTDHLSTVAEHTAASCEFLRSPATPEEVRPLRDEALELRDALLRDPPEQVLLHGDFRQGAVLAADADRAPWLATGPDPLLGERTYDLARLVRDRLHDLVASPGAASATRRRLNKLADSLDVDRERLRGWSLYRAVESGVRHMSSGNREDGELLLEFAGWL, translated from the coding sequence ATGCCTTCTGCACTGCCTCTCGAACCTCCGCAGCGGCTCGTGCGCACCCTCGCCTCCCAGCACGGCCACGCGGGCGAGGAGTTGGGCAGGTCCGGTGAGGAATGGCTCGGGGAGCTGCCGTCGACGCTGGAGCGGATGCTGGAGAAGTGGGAGCTGGTGCCGGACCGCGTGGTCTCCCCCGGCGGCCGCAGCAGCCTGGTGATGCTCGTGCACCAGGCGGACGGGGCTCCGGCGGCACTGAAGCTGCTCGCTCCCTACGTCTACGGGGCGCGGGAGCGCACCGAGCGGGAAGGCGCCGCTCTCGCGCGCTGGGACGGGCGGGGCGCCGTGCGGCTGCTGCGCTCCGACGCCGCGGAAGGTGCCCTGCTGCTGGAGCGGCTGCACGGGGAGATGTCGCTGCGGTCGCTACCGGAGGCGAAGGCGACGCTGGAGGCCGCCTCGGCGGCGCGCCGGCTGTGGATCCCGGCCGAGGGCGACGGCGGTGCGGTCCGCGGCACCGACCACCTGAGCACGGTCGCCGAGCACACCGCGGCCAGCTGCGAGTTCCTGCGTTCACCGGCGACGCCGGAGGAGGTGCGGCCGCTCCGGGACGAGGCGCTGGAGCTGCGGGACGCGCTGCTCCGCGATCCTCCCGAACAGGTGCTGCTGCACGGCGACTTCAGGCAGGGCGCGGTGCTGGCCGCGGACGCCGACCGTGCGCCGTGGCTCGCGACCGGGCCGGACCCGCTGCTGGGCGAGCGCACCTACGACCTGGCGCGTCTGGTCCGCGACCGGCTGCACGATCTGGTCGCCTCCCCCGGCGCCGCCTCGGCGACCCGGCGCCGCCTCAACAAGCTCGCCGACTCCCTGGACGTGGACCGCGAGCGGCTGCGCGGCTGGTCGCTCTACCGTGCGGTGGAGTCCGGCGTACGGCACATGAGCAGCGGAAACCGGGAGGACGGGGAGCTGCTGCTGGAGTTCGCGGGCTGGCTCTGA
- a CDS encoding HpcH/HpaI aldolase/citrate lyase family protein: MSFETHESTGSRRAPLRSLLFVPAAETEWLTGTGAFGADAAILDLTDPSVPGEDKPTALARVVEALVRRGEAGDSGGAALFVRINPLDAWSSVEELRAVARPGLAGLVLPKVQFEQEMRTADRLLTRCEHEQGLPVGGIALVPLLDTARSLGDVRRILGAASRIAYTGPVITPGSELERTLGRRKSSRAAEAHALRARVLREIRGAGAAHPVTGVWSGVEDLSGLRRFAEQNRSLGYAGMLTAHPSHVPVINEVFSPEAGELARAERLIAAVREGQAQGAGAVTFEGRMVDEAMAANAQRIIRRHRRRSQ; encoded by the coding sequence GTGTCGTTCGAGACGCACGAATCGACCGGGTCCCGGCGGGCTCCGCTGCGTTCGCTGCTGTTCGTGCCCGCCGCGGAGACGGAGTGGCTGACCGGCACCGGGGCGTTCGGTGCCGATGCGGCAATCCTCGACCTGACGGACCCGTCCGTGCCGGGCGAGGACAAGCCGACCGCCCTCGCTCGCGTCGTCGAGGCATTGGTCCGCCGGGGCGAGGCGGGCGACTCCGGCGGGGCGGCGCTCTTCGTGCGGATCAATCCGCTCGACGCCTGGTCCTCCGTCGAGGAGCTGCGGGCCGTCGCACGGCCCGGCCTCGCCGGACTCGTCCTGCCGAAGGTGCAGTTCGAGCAGGAGATGAGGACGGCCGACCGTCTGCTGACCCGGTGCGAACACGAGCAGGGTCTCCCGGTGGGCGGCATCGCCCTCGTTCCCCTGCTGGACACCGCGCGGTCCTTGGGCGACGTCCGCCGCATCCTCGGCGCGGCCTCGCGCATCGCGTACACCGGTCCTGTCATCACGCCGGGCAGCGAGCTCGAACGCACCCTCGGCCGCCGCAAGAGTTCCAGGGCCGCCGAGGCTCACGCGCTGCGTGCCCGCGTGCTGCGGGAGATCCGGGGCGCCGGAGCCGCACACCCCGTGACCGGTGTGTGGTCGGGCGTCGAGGATCTCTCCGGGCTGCGTCGCTTCGCCGAGCAGAATCGTTCGCTCGGCTATGCCGGGATGCTCACGGCCCACCCCTCCCATGTGCCGGTGATCAATGAGGTCTTCTCCCCGGAGGCGGGCGAACTCGCCCGCGCGGAACGCCTGATCGCCGCCGTACGGGAGGGGCAGGCGCAGGGCGCGGGCGCAGTGACCTTCGAGGGGCGGATGGTCGACGAGGCCATGGCCGCGAACGCCCAGCGCATCATCAGGCGCCACCGGAGGCGCAGCCAGTGA